In Chrysiogenes arsenatis DSM 11915, the following proteins share a genomic window:
- a CDS encoding phage tail protein I, with the protein MAPDLLPPSASPAERALAQVMARLSDVPLPVGTLWEPWSAPASVLPWLAWAFSVDDWDHEWSDDRKREVIAESVRLHQHKGSVWSVKRAVELIGADGGVEILEMARQRQLFGELGPTRLSAGVKLDGSWLVRPLEWYVLLPQVQHWAEFIVRIDLAAVRQPGFFALLRQVVARWAPVRSWPLWVYWLALRFVVLWQVSSSGFLQKVSGARFDWPGRVVAEGSGGFALGRDGAVVQLGLPLGSFRLGEVRGALSSWRLRSWRIASAAQMSSSVTVWPFPVRRLQAGRLLNGGWRLGKREFDATSAAWWQKWCQLPVAVSPSVSFFQRFLLRYPATPERLSRPVVLGGQRRLDGAWQVGGSMWPRRLGSFGLHRDHPLPAASSADMSSSVVALAPARQRLGIAMATKLAAARRKLDGSWFLGARWKLGRFALAGQRLRSMSFLVAPVLGSFALAREGAQMAAISPRPGFAGYPRLDGQWRVGGAGMPLFKMVITKEVIYG; encoded by the coding sequence ATGGCGCCTGATTTATTACCTCCGAGTGCCTCGCCAGCAGAACGGGCACTGGCTCAGGTTATGGCACGGTTATCTGATGTGCCGTTGCCGGTGGGGACGTTGTGGGAACCGTGGTCGGCGCCAGCGTCGGTGTTGCCGTGGTTGGCGTGGGCATTTTCGGTGGACGATTGGGATCACGAATGGTCAGACGACCGCAAGCGTGAAGTGATTGCTGAGAGTGTCCGCTTGCACCAACACAAGGGGTCGGTGTGGTCAGTCAAACGCGCAGTAGAGCTAATCGGTGCGGATGGCGGGGTGGAGATTTTGGAGATGGCCAGGCAGCGGCAGTTGTTTGGTGAGCTAGGCCCTACCCGTTTATCGGCTGGGGTGAAGCTGGATGGTTCATGGCTGGTGCGGCCCTTGGAGTGGTATGTGCTGCTGCCGCAGGTGCAGCATTGGGCGGAGTTTATTGTGCGGATTGATTTGGCGGCGGTGCGGCAGCCGGGGTTCTTCGCGCTGCTGCGTCAGGTGGTGGCACGCTGGGCACCGGTGCGCTCATGGCCGCTATGGGTCTATTGGTTGGCGCTCCGTTTTGTGGTGTTGTGGCAAGTGTCGTCGTCGGGATTTTTGCAAAAGGTTTCTGGTGCCCGTTTTGACTGGCCGGGTCGCGTGGTTGCTGAGGGTTCTGGCGGGTTTGCGCTGGGTCGAGATGGTGCTGTGGTACAGCTTGGGTTGCCGCTGGGGTCGTTTCGGCTAGGTGAGGTGCGCGGGGCGCTGAGTAGTTGGCGCTTGCGTTCGTGGCGGATTGCAAGTGCTGCGCAGATGAGTTCCAGCGTCACGGTGTGGCCGTTTCCGGTGCGCCGCCTGCAAGCAGGTCGACTCTTAAATGGTGGCTGGAGGCTGGGCAAGCGAGAGTTTGATGCGACGTCTGCGGCATGGTGGCAGAAGTGGTGCCAGTTGCCTGTGGCTGTGTCGCCGTCGGTTTCGTTTTTTCAGCGGTTTTTACTGCGCTATCCGGCAACGCCGGAGCGGCTGTCGCGTCCGGTAGTGTTGGGCGGTCAGCGTCGGTTGGATGGTGCCTGGCAGGTGGGTGGGTCGATGTGGCCACGGCGGCTGGGATCATTTGGTCTGCACCGCGATCACCCGCTCCCGGCGGCTTCGTCGGCGGATATGAGTTCGAGTGTGGTGGCACTGGCTCCAGCACGGCAGCGGCTTGGGATTGCGATGGCTACAAAGCTGGCGGCGGCACGCCGTAAGTTGGATGGGTCGTGGTTTTTGGGTGCGCGCTGGAAGTTGGGGCGGTTTGCGCTTGCGGGGCAGCGTTTGCGCTCTATGAGTTTTCTGGTTGCTCCGGTGTTGGGTTCGTTTGCGCTGGCACGTGAAGGGGCACAGATGGCGGCAATCTCGCCGCGTCCGGGTTTTGCGGGGTATCCGCGCCTTGATGGTCAGTGGCGGGTTGGTGGCGCTGGGATGCCGCTCTTTAAAATGGTGATTACGAAGGAGGTTATATATGGCTGA
- a CDS encoding baseplate J/gp47 family protein → MNMEIDLSRLGQPQVVESLDFEVILGQMLDDLRSRMPEFTALTESDPAMKILEVAAFRELLLRQRINDAARAVMLAYAGGNDLDQLAAIFGVQRLVLDPGDPAAIPPRLPVLEDDERLRRRVQMAPEGWSTAGSAGAYRFHALSASPLVKDVAVWSPAPGVVRVALLSSVGDGTADATLLEMVDAVLSADTVRPLCDTVEVVSAILVPFVLDAGLVVWPGPDEGVVRAEALSAVQLYIYEQHVFGGAVTLSGLYAALHRPGVQRVVLRAPLADVAGQLGEVPWCAALSVVVDGRYGA, encoded by the coding sequence ATGAACATGGAGATTGACCTTTCGCGTCTCGGGCAGCCACAGGTGGTGGAGTCGCTCGATTTCGAGGTGATTCTGGGGCAGATGCTGGATGATCTGCGTTCGCGGATGCCGGAGTTTACGGCGCTAACGGAGTCTGATCCGGCGATGAAAATTTTAGAGGTGGCGGCGTTTCGCGAGCTGCTCCTGCGGCAGCGGATCAATGATGCAGCCAGAGCGGTAATGCTCGCCTATGCGGGTGGGAATGATTTGGATCAGCTGGCGGCTATTTTCGGGGTGCAGCGTTTAGTGCTCGATCCGGGAGATCCAGCGGCGATCCCGCCCCGCTTGCCGGTGCTAGAGGATGATGAGCGGTTGCGTCGTCGGGTGCAGATGGCTCCGGAGGGGTGGTCGACAGCGGGCAGTGCGGGGGCATACCGTTTTCATGCGCTCTCAGCGTCGCCGCTCGTTAAGGATGTGGCGGTGTGGAGTCCCGCGCCGGGGGTGGTGCGGGTCGCGCTGCTTTCGTCGGTGGGCGATGGCACGGCTGATGCCACGTTGCTGGAAATGGTTGATGCAGTGCTATCGGCGGATACGGTGCGTCCGCTTTGCGACACAGTGGAAGTGGTCTCGGCCATACTGGTGCCGTTTGTGCTCGATGCGGGGCTGGTTGTCTGGCCGGGGCCGGATGAAGGGGTGGTGCGCGCCGAAGCGCTGAGTGCTGTGCAGCTCTATATATATGAACAGCATGTGTTTGGTGGTGCGGTGACGTTGTCGGGGTTGTATGCGGCATTGCACCGTCCGGGTGTGCAGCGTGTGGTGCTGCGCGCGCCGCTGGCTGATGTCGCTGGGCAACTGGGTGAGGTGCCGTGGTGCGCAGCGCTTTCGGTCGTAGTGGATGGGCGTTATGGCGCCTGA
- a CDS encoding GPW/gp25 family protein encodes MKGMSAGDGSLLSGREHLYQSVRDILTTPLGSRVMRREYGSRLFELVDRPLSPALLVDMYTATAEALMHWESRLKVESVRAERVASGRVELMLTGRYRPTGEAVKLEGIVL; translated from the coding sequence ATGAAGGGGATGAGTGCCGGTGATGGTTCACTGCTGAGTGGTCGAGAGCATTTATACCAGAGTGTGCGCGATATTTTGACGACGCCGCTGGGGAGTCGGGTGATGCGACGTGAGTATGGGTCGCGGCTGTTTGAGTTGGTGGATCGTCCGCTGAGTCCCGCGCTTTTAGTGGATATGTACACGGCTACGGCAGAAGCGCTCATGCACTGGGAGTCGCGCTTGAAAGTAGAGAGTGTGCGGGCTGAGCGGGTGGCGTCAGGAAGGGTAGAGTTGATGTTGACGGGACGCTATCGCCCGACGGGTGAAGCGGTGAAGCTGGAAGGGATAGTGCTATGA
- a CDS encoding contractile injection system protein, VgrG/Pvc8 family: MGLVRVRPDFRIMADAADVTAQIRDRLLSLVVTDAAGMESDTVEIALDDRDGMIELPRTGATLSVAMGYVDEGVMSMGRFVVDEVALSSPPQTLTIRARAADLRQGLKRPRTRPWEGKSIGDMVAQIAGEHGYTPKVADALASEVIPHIDQVDESDLNFLTRLARDRGAICKGAEGLLLFVPPGEAKSASGRDLPVVAATRQMVTSWEVTLAERGKYPAVSARWFDVVSATEQVVHVGTGEPVHMIRRRYPDQGAAQSAASAQLSTFMRGLATLRLRMVGRPDLLAESRLMLSGIRAGVDGAWSVSRVVHRLDSGGYTCEVEAESPKEEAV, encoded by the coding sequence ATGGGATTAGTGCGAGTGCGTCCTGATTTTCGCATCATGGCTGATGCAGCTGATGTGACGGCGCAGATTCGTGATCGGCTGTTATCGCTGGTGGTGACGGATGCGGCGGGCATGGAAAGCGATACGGTGGAGATTGCGCTGGATGATCGTGATGGGATGATCGAGCTGCCTCGTACTGGAGCTACATTGTCGGTGGCAATGGGTTATGTGGATGAGGGTGTGATGTCGATGGGGCGGTTTGTGGTCGATGAGGTTGCCCTGTCTAGCCCACCGCAGACACTGACGATCCGCGCTCGGGCGGCTGATTTGCGGCAGGGACTAAAGCGGCCACGGACGCGTCCGTGGGAGGGGAAGAGTATTGGCGATATGGTGGCACAGATTGCGGGTGAGCATGGATATACACCCAAAGTAGCTGATGCGCTGGCGTCGGAAGTGATTCCGCATATTGATCAGGTGGATGAGTCGGATTTGAATTTTCTGACACGGTTAGCGAGGGATCGGGGGGCGATCTGTAAGGGTGCTGAGGGGTTGCTGTTGTTTGTGCCGCCAGGCGAAGCTAAAAGCGCCAGCGGTCGTGATTTGCCGGTAGTAGCAGCCACGCGGCAGATGGTGACAAGTTGGGAGGTGACACTGGCGGAGCGCGGGAAATATCCGGCAGTGTCGGCACGGTGGTTTGATGTGGTTTCTGCTACTGAACAGGTTGTCCATGTGGGCACAGGGGAGCCGGTGCACATGATCAGGCGCCGCTATCCTGATCAGGGGGCTGCGCAGAGTGCGGCCAGTGCGCAGCTTTCTACGTTTATGCGTGGTCTGGCGACGTTGCGGCTGCGGATGGTGGGTAGGCCGGATTTATTGGCGGAATCTCGGTTGATGCTCTCTGGTATTCGTGCTGGTGTTGATGGTGCGTGGAGTGTGTCGCGGGTGGTGCATCGGCTGGATAGTGGCGGGTATACGTGCGAGGTGGAGGCTGAATCTCCAAAAGAGGAGGCGGTATGA
- a CDS encoding tail protein X has translation MSQLYRTSDGDMLDWICYQHYGRTAGAVEAVLVANPGLSARGPVLSAGVLLVLPVLPPQENTVVRLWD, from the coding sequence ATGAGTCAACTGTACCGCACGAGTGATGGCGATATGCTTGATTGGATTTGCTATCAGCACTACGGGCGGACGGCTGGTGCGGTGGAAGCGGTCTTGGTCGCGAATCCGGGGTTGTCGGCACGTGGCCCGGTACTGAGTGCTGGGGTACTACTGGTGTTGCCGGTATTGCCTCCGCAGGAAAATACGGTGGTGCGCTTATGGGATTAG
- a CDS encoding phage tail protein, whose protein sequence is MIDTMMALGVFRFALDTAAYQQLVRSAQYRWGSQERLGRRPARQFLGQGEESVKLSGIIYPHFAGGVRQLERMRDLAGAGKPLLLVDGRGMVWGLWCIEQIEETRSEFLANGDPQKVEFVLSLGHYGEDV, encoded by the coding sequence ATGATTGACACAATGATGGCATTGGGGGTGTTTCGATTTGCGCTCGATACGGCGGCATATCAGCAGTTGGTGCGGAGTGCGCAGTATCGTTGGGGCTCTCAGGAGCGCCTCGGTCGACGTCCGGCACGGCAGTTTCTTGGGCAAGGGGAGGAGTCGGTAAAGCTGTCCGGCATAATTTATCCGCATTTTGCAGGCGGGGTGCGGCAACTGGAGCGGATGCGTGATTTGGCGGGAGCAGGTAAGCCGCTGCTGTTGGTTGATGGTCGCGGCATGGTGTGGGGGTTGTGGTGCATTGAACAGATCGAGGAGACCCGCAGCGAGTTCTTGGCGAATGGCGATCCGCAAAAAGTGGAGTTTGTGTTGTCGTTGGGGCACTACGGGGAGGATGTATGA
- a CDS encoding phage tail tape measure protein, with protein MSKSLTLGVVIGATLGSSFSAAMNGANRSLATIGETTEKLSQTRLEIKEFRQLSKDAEANSGRLMVLGQSLKRAGVDVSNLDRESQRLNSTLMNLKKQSRIRIEIDANKQALDEAKSGLMGVAASLYSIGKLVSARGEIMKAQGEIASLGIDEAGIASITSVGTAFSSTWAGTNTADFVRASYDVKSGIVTLGDVAVGEFTRIAALTAAATKSTTSEMTTLFAKGYGIYRNQFDGFGQQVVAGWNSLSDEERDIEFGKYFSAGISASVQSFRTDGAQMSQALGALGATATTAGASFADQLSVLGALQRTMGGSEAATKYRSFLANASKAGNTLGLDFVDGATGMLRSVPEILDQIHASYGGVIDQSAKDELRAAFGDQEALALVDLLVSQREALRSGAQEINTALSGGLDKTEAMAKAMQRGRGFELLGQQIGNLSAAVGTTLYPTAELLAGVVGKVATGLQWLGERFPVVTGTTVGLTVGFIGVLAAAKALTVGVLFLKGGWLGLQAAYFATLAASPKVALALTSVSRALHLSTISTWALAGAQKVWALGSVMVVSATRAVSLGFRAMSVAIMSNPLGLAIAGIAVAAGLVIAYWEPIKGFFAGLWGSVKSLFADGVSFLMSVWEKSPLGMLFTAGEKLAGFVGGLFGRKSSEGSPQEEEAATKPQRGGLVRTAQAVAVGATLVASPVAATEVALPPLMPVTQEAAPTAMPKMSGRAVYSPELSGLPAVSDVSGRAVYSPELSGLPAVSDVSGRAVYSPELSGLPAVSDVSGRAVYSPELSGLPAVSDVSGRAVYSPELSGLPAVSDVSGRAVYSPELSGLPAVSDVSGRAVYSPELSGLPAVSDVSGRAVYSPELSGLPAVSDVSGRAVYSPELSGLPAVSDVSGRAVYSPELAGLPAPVLSSLSPAPAPAPAPAAAAPVTSSATTINNNQRYEIKIEVASGADAQAIAREVERVLRERDAAAGARSRGRLYD; from the coding sequence ATGAGTAAGAGTTTAACGCTGGGTGTTGTGATTGGCGCGACATTAGGTTCCTCCTTTTCGGCGGCGATGAACGGCGCGAACCGTTCACTGGCAACGATTGGCGAGACAACGGAAAAGTTAAGTCAAACACGTCTTGAAATCAAGGAGTTCCGTCAACTGTCCAAGGATGCCGAAGCGAATAGTGGCCGTCTGATGGTGTTGGGGCAGTCGCTGAAGCGGGCGGGTGTGGATGTGAGTAATCTGGATCGCGAGAGCCAGCGGCTGAACTCCACGCTGATGAATCTGAAAAAGCAGTCGCGTATCCGTATTGAGATTGACGCGAACAAGCAGGCGCTCGATGAGGCGAAGTCAGGGTTGATGGGGGTGGCAGCGTCGCTCTATTCCATCGGCAAGCTGGTGTCGGCGCGGGGCGAAATCATGAAGGCGCAAGGGGAAATTGCGTCGCTGGGGATCGATGAAGCAGGGATTGCCAGTATCACCAGTGTTGGGACGGCGTTTTCCAGCACATGGGCAGGGACGAATACGGCTGATTTTGTCCGTGCTAGTTACGATGTGAAGAGTGGTATTGTCACGCTGGGCGATGTGGCTGTGGGTGAATTTACCCGTATTGCGGCACTGACGGCGGCGGCGACAAAGAGCACGACGTCGGAAATGACTACGCTGTTCGCCAAGGGATACGGTATTTACCGCAATCAGTTTGATGGGTTTGGGCAGCAGGTAGTCGCGGGATGGAACTCGCTCTCTGATGAAGAGCGCGATATTGAATTTGGTAAGTATTTTTCAGCGGGGATCTCAGCCAGTGTGCAGTCCTTCCGGACGGATGGGGCGCAGATGAGCCAAGCGCTGGGGGCGCTGGGAGCGACAGCCACCACGGCTGGGGCGAGTTTTGCAGATCAATTGTCGGTGTTAGGGGCACTGCAACGGACGATGGGCGGGTCGGAAGCGGCCACAAAGTACCGTTCGTTCCTGGCGAATGCCTCGAAGGCGGGCAATACGCTGGGGCTGGACTTTGTTGATGGCGCCACGGGGATGTTGCGCAGTGTGCCGGAGATTCTGGATCAGATCCATGCGTCGTATGGCGGGGTGATTGATCAGTCGGCAAAAGACGAGCTGCGCGCGGCCTTTGGCGACCAAGAAGCGTTAGCGCTGGTAGATTTGCTGGTTTCTCAGCGCGAGGCGCTGCGGAGTGGAGCACAAGAGATCAATACGGCGCTCTCTGGTGGTTTAGATAAGACGGAAGCGATGGCTAAGGCGATGCAACGTGGTCGCGGCTTCGAGCTTTTAGGGCAGCAGATTGGCAATTTATCGGCAGCGGTGGGCACGACGCTGTACCCGACGGCGGAGTTATTGGCGGGTGTGGTTGGGAAGGTGGCGACTGGTCTGCAATGGCTGGGCGAGCGCTTTCCGGTGGTCACAGGGACGACGGTAGGTTTGACGGTCGGATTTATTGGCGTGCTGGCAGCGGCCAAAGCGCTGACGGTCGGGGTGCTGTTTTTAAAAGGTGGCTGGCTAGGTTTGCAGGCGGCATATTTTGCCACGCTGGCGGCATCGCCGAAGGTGGCTCTGGCGCTCACAAGTGTGAGCAGGGCGCTCCATCTTTCGACGATTTCCACGTGGGCATTGGCGGGTGCACAGAAGGTATGGGCGCTCGGTTCGGTGATGGTCGTTTCGGCCACGCGCGCGGTATCGCTCGGGTTTCGGGCTATGAGTGTTGCAATTATGAGCAATCCGCTGGGATTGGCGATTGCGGGTATTGCGGTGGCGGCGGGGTTGGTGATTGCCTACTGGGAGCCAATTAAAGGGTTTTTTGCCGGGCTGTGGGGTTCGGTAAAGTCGCTCTTTGCTGATGGGGTGTCGTTTTTAATGTCGGTCTGGGAAAAGAGTCCGCTGGGGATGTTGTTTACGGCTGGCGAAAAGTTAGCGGGTTTTGTGGGCGGTCTGTTTGGCAGAAAATCCAGTGAAGGGTCGCCACAAGAGGAGGAAGCTGCCACGAAGCCGCAACGCGGCGGGCTGGTGCGCACGGCACAGGCTGTAGCAGTGGGAGCCACGCTGGTCGCAAGTCCGGTGGCGGCTACTGAAGTAGCACTGCCACCGCTTATGCCAGTCACGCAAGAGGCGGCACCGACAGCTATGCCGAAGATGTCCGGCAGGGCGGTGTATTCACCGGAGCTTTCCGGTCTGCCTGCGGTCAGCGATGTGTCTGGCAGGGCGGTGTATTCACCGGAGCTTTCCGGCCTTCCTGCGGTCAGCGATGTGTCCGGCAGGGCGGTGTATTCACCGGAGCTTTCCGGCCTTCCTGCGGTCAGCGATGTATCCGGCAGGGCGGTGTATTCACCGGAGCTTTCCGGCCTTCCTGCGGTCAGCGATGTGTCCGGCAGGGCGGTGTATTCACCGGAGCTTTCCGGTCTGCCTGCGGTCAGCGATGTGTCCGGCAGGGCGGTGTATTCACCGGAGCTTTCCGGCCTTCCTGCGGTCAGCGATGTATCCGGCAGGGCGGTGTATTCGCCGGAGCTTTCCGGTCTGCCTGCGGTCAGCGATGTGTCTGGCAGGGCGGTGTATTCACCGGAGCTTTCCGGCCTTCCTGCGGTCAGCGATGTGTCCGGCAGGGCGGTGTATTCACCGGAGCTTTCCGGCCTTCCTGCGGTCAGCGATGTATCCGGCAGGGCGGTGTATTCACCGGAGCTTGCTGGTCTGCCTGCTCCAGTGTTGTCTTCTCTTTCTCCCGCTCCCGCTCCCGCTCCCGCTCCTGCTGCGGCTGCTCCTGTGACGTCGAGTGCGACCACAATCAATAATAATCAACGCTATGAAATTAAAATCGAAGTTGCGTCCGGCGCCGATGCGCAGGCGATTGCGCGCGAGGTGGAGCGGGTGCTCCGCGAGCGTGATGCGGCGGCTGGGGCGCGCTCCAGAGGGCGGCTATATGATTGA
- a CDS encoding GpE family phage tail protein, whose product MSPAALRQAVLSLSSYTRWSYSDLMEMELGELFEWLEAVRQARR is encoded by the coding sequence GTGAGTCCGGCGGCGCTGCGGCAGGCGGTGTTGTCGCTCAGTAGTTATACCCGTTGGAGTTATAGCGATTTAATGGAGATGGAGCTGGGGGAGTTGTTCGAATGGTTGGAAGCGGTGCGGCAGGCGCGCCGCTAA
- a CDS encoding phage tail assembly protein — protein sequence MQINLKHPITVDGAEVKVLTMRAPRVRDELAAAKSSKMQEERDVRLLANLCEVTPETIEELHIVDFKQLQEGYRDFLV from the coding sequence ATGCAAATCAACTTAAAGCATCCGATTACGGTGGATGGGGCTGAGGTGAAGGTGTTGACGATGCGCGCTCCCCGTGTGCGTGACGAGCTGGCGGCGGCGAAGTCGTCAAAGATGCAAGAAGAGCGCGATGTGCGGCTCTTGGCGAACTTGTGCGAGGTGACTCCGGAAACGATTGAGGAGCTGCATATCGTCGACTTTAAGCAGTTGCAAGAGGGGTATCGCGATTTTTTAGTGTGA
- a CDS encoding phage major tail tube protein, with the protein MLDHILRNFSLFIDGRGYAGNVDELTPPKLTMKTEEFRGGGMDAPVDIEFGMEKLECEFTLSKYDKDVLKQFGLAPGTTTPLTMRGSVESEDGDKQPVVINLVGKVREIDQGNWKAGEKATLKVMVSVRAYKYTHSGEVIHDIDILAMRRIIGGVDQMAATRANIGL; encoded by the coding sequence ATGTTGGATCATATTTTACGCAACTTTAGTCTGTTTATTGATGGGCGCGGGTATGCGGGCAATGTCGATGAGCTGACTCCGCCAAAGTTGACGATGAAGACGGAGGAGTTTCGCGGCGGTGGAATGGATGCTCCGGTGGATATTGAGTTTGGGATGGAGAAGCTGGAGTGCGAATTCACGTTGTCAAAATACGATAAGGACGTGCTTAAGCAGTTTGGGTTGGCGCCGGGGACAACGACGCCACTCACGATGCGTGGGTCGGTGGAGAGCGAGGATGGCGATAAGCAGCCGGTAGTGATCAATCTGGTGGGGAAAGTCCGCGAGATCGATCAAGGGAACTGGAAGGCGGGCGAGAAGGCGACGCTCAAAGTGATGGTGTCGGTACGTGCCTATAAATACACCCACAGCGGCGAAGTCATTCACGATATCGATATTCTGGCGATGCGCCGGATTATTGGCGGGGTAGATCAGATGGCGGCGACGCGCGCTAATATCGGACTGTAG
- a CDS encoding phage tail sheath subtilisin-like domain-containing protein encodes MSSFLHGVEIVEIDSGPRPIQTVRSSVIGLVGTAPDADPVKFPLNTPVLIAGSRIEAAALDTVGDRAGTLPDAMDGILDQAGAVVVVIRVEEGLTLAATMTNVIGGVDVGTGAYTGVQALLAAESVLGFAPRILCAPGFTGFRPEDPLTPGSYLVNPVVAELLGIADRLRAVIIADGPDTNDADAIAYAGDFGSRRVYLVDPGVKVFADGEVVIEPCSARVAGMIAKSDAERGFWWSPSNREMYGIIGTTRPVDFTLGDANARANLLNEKDVATIIRQGGYRLWGNRTLSMDPKWAFLSVVRTADMINESLLRAHMWAVDRNITKTYLEDVVEGVNNYLSHLTVIGAILGGKCWVDSELNTPSNLAAGKVFFDFDFTPPAPAEHVTFRSRMVDDYFEQVL; translated from the coding sequence ATGTCGAGTTTTTTGCACGGGGTTGAGATTGTTGAAATTGATTCGGGGCCTCGTCCGATCCAGACGGTGCGCTCCAGTGTGATCGGTCTGGTAGGGACGGCGCCGGATGCTGATCCGGTGAAGTTCCCTTTAAACACGCCGGTGTTGATTGCGGGGAGTCGCATAGAGGCGGCTGCTCTTGATACGGTTGGGGATCGTGCGGGGACGTTGCCTGATGCGATGGATGGCATTCTTGATCAGGCGGGTGCGGTAGTGGTCGTGATCCGCGTGGAAGAGGGACTGACACTAGCCGCCACGATGACGAATGTGATCGGCGGTGTGGATGTGGGGACGGGTGCCTACACGGGAGTGCAGGCTCTTCTCGCAGCAGAGAGTGTGTTGGGGTTTGCGCCGCGTATTTTGTGCGCACCGGGCTTTACTGGTTTCCGCCCTGAGGATCCGCTGACGCCGGGGAGTTATCTGGTAAACCCAGTAGTGGCCGAGCTGCTTGGCATTGCCGACCGTCTGCGTGCGGTGATTATTGCTGATGGCCCGGATACGAACGATGCTGATGCGATTGCCTATGCAGGTGATTTTGGGTCGCGCCGTGTGTATCTGGTGGATCCGGGGGTAAAGGTGTTTGCGGATGGCGAGGTGGTGATTGAGCCTTGCTCGGCGCGTGTTGCGGGGATGATTGCTAAGAGTGACGCGGAGCGCGGGTTCTGGTGGTCGCCATCGAACCGCGAGATGTACGGCATTATCGGCACCACGCGGCCAGTGGACTTTACGCTCGGCGACGCTAATGCCCGTGCCAATTTGCTCAACGAAAAGGATGTGGCGACGATCATCCGGCAAGGGGGCTACCGTCTATGGGGGAACCGTACTCTTTCCATGGATCCAAAGTGGGCGTTCCTTTCGGTCGTCCGCACGGCGGATATGATCAATGAATCGCTGCTGCGGGCACATATGTGGGCCGTCGACCGCAATATCACGAAGACCTATCTGGAAGATGTTGTTGAGGGGGTCAATAACTATTTGAGTCACTTAACGGTGATCGGCGCGATTCTTGGCGGGAAGTGCTGGGTGGATAGCGAGCTGAATACGCCGTCGAATTTGGCAGCGGGCAAGGTGTTTTTTGATTTTGACTTCACTCCTCCTGCCCCCGCTGAGCATGTGACGTTCCGTAGCCGGATGGTGGATGATTACTTTGAGCAGGTGCTCTAG
- a CDS encoding phage baseplate assembly protein V yields MDFRVAELERRLDNLIRYGTIAQADYALHRVRVQSGELLTGWIPWLTRRASLDNEWWAPEVGEQVILLSPCGDPAQAVALPAIYQAAHPGSQNRPTVHRIDYGDGGFMEYDRAAGRWHVNTTGDLKFDVAGQADITVQGKATLIAKGTVDIDGGSGALKGAVQGECLCAFTGKPHPHISPTVRESF; encoded by the coding sequence ATGGATTTTCGGGTAGCAGAGCTGGAGCGGCGACTGGATAACCTGATCCGCTACGGCACGATTGCGCAGGCTGACTATGCGTTACACCGCGTGCGGGTGCAAAGCGGTGAACTACTGACGGGGTGGATTCCGTGGCTCACCCGCCGCGCATCGCTGGATAACGAGTGGTGGGCGCCGGAAGTCGGCGAGCAGGTGATTTTACTCTCGCCGTGTGGTGATCCGGCACAGGCGGTCGCACTTCCGGCTATCTATCAGGCGGCACACCCGGGCAGCCAGAACCGTCCGACGGTACACCGTATTGACTATGGCGATGGTGGTTTTATGGAATACGACCGCGCTGCTGGCAGGTGGCATGTCAACACCACGGGCGACCTGAAGTTTGACGTTGCTGGCCAGGCCGACATTACGGTGCAAGGGAAAGCGACGCTGATTGCCAAGGGGACGGTCGATATCGATGGTGGTTCGGGTGCTCTTAAAGGGGCGGTGCAGGGTGAATGCCTGTGCGCCTTTACGGGGAAACCGCACCCCCACATCTCACCGACCGTGCGGGAGAGTTTCTGA
- a CDS encoding phage virion morphogenesis protein produces MSGVALHVDLEGLEQLQRTLNRLSLLATSGELRGLFEEIGESGVATARLAFHDQRAPGGQPWKVSQRAEAEMGDTLRLSNVLMNSIDWDANAQQATIGVYGGTNVAYGAIHQLGGRAGRGRKVKIPARPFLPVSVAEFDDLEGTVRDWMERVLA; encoded by the coding sequence ATGAGTGGGGTCGCGCTGCATGTTGATCTGGAAGGGCTGGAGCAGTTGCAGCGGACGCTCAATCGGCTCTCGCTACTCGCTACCAGTGGCGAACTGCGCGGGCTGTTTGAAGAGATTGGCGAGTCGGGAGTTGCTACGGCACGGCTGGCTTTTCACGATCAGCGGGCTCCGGGTGGCCAGCCCTGGAAGGTTTCACAGCGTGCTGAGGCTGAGATGGGCGACACGCTGCGGTTGTCAAATGTGCTGATGAATTCCATTGACTGGGATGCGAATGCACAGCAGGCGACGATTGGGGTATACGGCGGCACCAATGTGGCCTATGGCGCGATCCACCAACTGGGTGGCCGTGCTGGTCGCGGGCGCAAGGTGAAGATTCCGGCGCGTCCGTTTCTGCCAGTGAGCGTGGCAGAGTTTGATGACCTAGAAGGGACGGTCAGAGACTGGATGGAAAGGGTTTTAGCATGA